From Chitinivibrionales bacterium, one genomic window encodes:
- the ptsP gene encoding phosphoenolpyruvate--protein phosphotransferase, which produces MKRLKKLNGISVVPGKGLGKAFFVGRALTQTTTVSISRQDVGDQIMRFNEIREKAKNDYHRLASAPDSMQALDSSLLTIYEHILDDPAFIGQVVETITTKLYDLETSIRLVSSDFIKRFSSAGTSYFRERSSDMVEICERLVSYIHHEDGRAKTFIEPVVLIVSRMFTPTDILSYDKSKIQAVVSASGGKTSHAAIIARSYAIPVVSGIRNINEYIHPGDMVYVDAAKAQVVVRPTASIIEKFTQLKVLDKEYEKLKAKWNRPVYTRDGIPIEVLANVSLPEDVTFAEEHGADGVGLVRTEYLLTNRKSFPPEETQRKYYESIFEKMGKKPCVIRLMDIGGDKVPEFFDMPAEYNPFMGWRAVRIFLERKDIFQTQLSAIMQAGKKANYSIMVPMVTTLTEWIKVRQFIGDVARRIGIKIPPVGVLFEVPLAILEMDNFMKEIDFASIGTNDLIQYLSAADRNNAKVNYLYDPIEPAFLKIIETAIQTANRHGKPLSICGEMAGNPFHTILLLGLGLRRFSVIPRNIPILKELISRVSYAEASESVSHADSITSTAEMAQWLKSLNMRMLGPVLQNLPLTADV; this is translated from the coding sequence ATGAAAAGACTGAAAAAGCTGAACGGTATCAGTGTTGTTCCGGGAAAAGGCTTGGGGAAAGCATTTTTTGTCGGCCGGGCATTAACACAGACTACCACGGTATCCATATCCCGGCAGGATGTGGGTGATCAGATAATGCGGTTCAACGAAATACGAGAGAAAGCCAAAAACGATTATCACCGACTGGCATCCGCGCCCGATTCGATGCAGGCTCTTGATTCATCCCTTTTAACCATTTATGAGCATATTCTCGATGACCCCGCTTTTATCGGGCAGGTCGTCGAAACGATCACCACCAAGCTCTATGACCTCGAAACTTCAATCCGGCTCGTTTCGAGCGATTTTATTAAGCGGTTCAGCTCTGCAGGAACCTCTTATTTCAGGGAACGAAGCTCGGACATGGTCGAAATTTGTGAACGACTCGTATCATATATTCACCATGAAGACGGACGGGCCAAAACATTTATTGAACCGGTCGTGTTGATCGTATCCCGTATGTTTACGCCTACCGACATTCTCTCTTATGATAAGTCGAAAATTCAGGCGGTGGTCAGTGCAAGCGGTGGTAAAACATCGCATGCAGCAATTATTGCCCGTTCATACGCTATTCCGGTTGTCTCCGGTATCCGTAATATCAACGAGTATATCCATCCCGGAGACATGGTATATGTCGATGCAGCGAAAGCCCAGGTTGTTGTAAGACCCACAGCCTCAATAATCGAAAAATTTACGCAACTTAAGGTCCTGGATAAGGAATACGAGAAGCTCAAGGCCAAGTGGAACAGACCGGTGTATACCCGGGATGGTATTCCTATTGAGGTTCTGGCAAACGTTTCGCTCCCTGAAGATGTCACTTTTGCCGAGGAGCACGGAGCCGATGGGGTCGGACTGGTGAGAACCGAATATCTGCTTACTAATCGAAAAAGTTTCCCCCCCGAGGAGACACAGCGCAAATATTATGAGTCCATTTTCGAGAAAATGGGGAAGAAGCCCTGCGTTATCCGTCTTATGGATATCGGCGGAGACAAGGTGCCGGAGTTTTTCGACATGCCTGCCGAGTATAATCCTTTTATGGGATGGCGCGCGGTAAGGATATTTCTTGAACGGAAAGACATCTTCCAAACCCAGCTCTCAGCAATTATGCAAGCCGGAAAGAAAGCCAATTATTCGATAATGGTGCCCATGGTTACCACCCTTACCGAGTGGATCAAGGTCCGTCAGTTTATCGGTGATGTTGCCAGGCGCATTGGGATAAAGATACCCCCGGTTGGGGTACTGTTCGAGGTCCCCCTGGCAATTCTTGAAATGGATAATTTCATGAAAGAGATCGACTTTGCATCAATCGGTACCAACGACCTTATTCAGTACCTCAGTGCAGCGGATCGAAATAATGCAAAGGTTAACTACCTGTACGATCCGATCGAGCCCGCATTTTTAAAGATAATCGAGACTGCGATTCAAACCGCCAACCGTCACGGTAAACCGCTCTCGATATGCGGAGAAATGGCGGGTAATCCTTTTCATACGATTCTGCTGCTCGGGCTTGGATTACGCCGGTTCAGTGTCATTCCCCGAAATATCCCTATTTTGAAAGAACTCATTTCGAGGGTAAGTTATGCCGAAGCCTCGGAGAGTGTTTCCCACGCCGACTCAATTACCTCGACTGCCGAAATGGCTCAATGGCTCAAAAGCCTTAATATGCGGATGCTCGGACCGGTTCTCCAGAATCTGCCGCTTACTGCGGATGTGTAG
- the folE gene encoding GTP cyclohydrolase I FolE has translation MKEAVKKILEEIGEDPNREGLLKTPERVKNAYAHLMKGYSQDPDKIIGNAIFHEPCDNMIIVRDIEVYSMCEHHMLPFFGKCHIGYISKDKVFGVSKLARLVDCFARRLQVQERLTHQIASHLMDPIDAEGVGVVIEAQHLCMMMRGVSKQNSHMITSAMLGSFRDDSLTRNEFLRLISMERR, from the coding sequence ATGAAAGAGGCTGTAAAAAAAATATTGGAAGAAATTGGTGAAGATCCCAATCGCGAGGGTCTTTTGAAGACTCCTGAGCGGGTTAAAAACGCCTATGCGCACCTGATGAAAGGTTATTCACAGGATCCGGATAAAATTATCGGTAATGCCATATTTCATGAGCCATGCGATAATATGATTATTGTAAGGGATATTGAAGTATACAGCATGTGCGAACATCATATGCTTCCCTTTTTCGGCAAATGCCATATCGGTTATATCTCAAAAGACAAGGTTTTCGGAGTCAGTAAACTCGCCCGTCTGGTCGACTGTTTCGCTCGCCGTCTTCAGGTACAGGAACGGCTTACACATCAGATCGCGTCACATCTTATGGACCCGATCGATGCCGAAGGTGTTGGCGTTGTTATTGAGGCCCAGCATCTGTGCATGATGATGCGAGGGGTGAGTAAGCAAAATTCACATATGATCACTTCGGCCATGCTCGGAAGTTTCAGAGACGACTCCCTGACCCGGAATGAATTCCTTCGTCTGATTTCCATGGAGCGACGGTAA
- the glgP gene encoding glycogen/starch/alpha-glucan family phosphorylase, translating into MSTLKDFYYRYLRYFLAKDYATATSYDKYLALSYAVRSQMVDNWIVTQKMYHENNVRRVYYLSMEYILGKSLRQNIVNMGIEKSVIDVGVDLGFSLEELVEKEDDFELGNGGKGRLAACFIDSMASAALPAIGYGLRYDFGLYRQEISNGQQIEEPYDWLHKGHPWEIIRPQYSCEVEFLGESHAPAKGKTWREWINTEKAIAIPYDIPIPGYKNSTVNTLRLWSARSAEVFKPDYQHHGDYIRACEEMAGTGTLTNILFPEEDVLRATEQRLKQQFFLVSASLKDIVRRFKVHNKDITDLDKKVVIQLNGTRCALAIPELMRMLLDIEQLTWERAWSIVENVFAYTSHAVGKDDLEAWPVYMMTQIFPRHMEIINEINARHLERISKTDKGKSVISDLSLIEEGEVKRIRMSHLAVIGSFAVNGVSKIQTDMLKSDIYPKFFNSTPNKFVSITNGVAHRRWLLSANRPLAGLITETIGDGWITDSSQLRKLELYKNKNDFLFMLDDIKHSAKKNLASVVKQTLDITINPNALFDVQCTRIHLPKRQLLHFLNVVSRYLRIKNGEESVQNRVHIFAGKAAPSDHLAKQMVHLINIFADIINNDPQMENNLRVVFIPDYGITWAEHMIPAADIAEQLSIPLIEASGTSNMKFALNGAVILASWSGANIELSERLGNESILTFGKKKSEYPQKENYYPSEILEHNAELKEIINFIESTLSAIPDGPSIYPLLSSLRDIDDQYILYDYDDYTEKQHKIDLLYKKRLDWLQKCLLNIARSGWFSSDRTISEYENNIWKVALP; encoded by the coding sequence ATGTCGACGTTAAAAGATTTTTATTACCGCTACCTTCGTTATTTTCTTGCAAAAGATTATGCAACTGCAACCAGCTATGACAAGTATCTGGCTCTTTCGTATGCTGTTCGAAGCCAGATGGTTGATAATTGGATAGTTACCCAAAAAATGTACCATGAAAACAATGTACGACGGGTGTATTATCTTTCCATGGAATACATTCTCGGTAAAAGCCTTCGTCAGAATATTGTTAATATGGGTATTGAGAAGAGTGTAATCGATGTCGGGGTTGATCTGGGATTTTCCCTTGAAGAACTTGTCGAGAAAGAGGATGATTTTGAACTGGGTAATGGAGGTAAAGGAAGGCTTGCCGCCTGTTTTATCGATTCTATGGCTTCAGCTGCGCTTCCTGCAATAGGATATGGTCTGCGATACGATTTCGGGCTGTACCGTCAGGAAATATCCAACGGCCAACAGATCGAGGAACCCTACGATTGGTTACATAAAGGCCATCCGTGGGAAATAATCCGTCCACAATATTCCTGTGAGGTCGAATTCCTGGGAGAATCGCATGCACCTGCGAAAGGTAAAACATGGAGGGAATGGATCAACACCGAAAAAGCGATTGCAATTCCCTATGATATTCCGATTCCCGGTTATAAGAACTCAACAGTCAATACGCTTCGCCTCTGGTCGGCCAGATCAGCGGAAGTCTTTAAGCCCGATTATCAGCATCATGGCGATTATATCCGTGCCTGTGAAGAGATGGCGGGTACGGGAACCCTTACCAATATCCTGTTTCCCGAGGAAGATGTGCTTCGGGCTACCGAACAGCGTCTGAAGCAGCAATTTTTCCTGGTAAGCGCATCATTAAAAGATATCGTTCGTCGATTTAAAGTGCATAACAAAGATATTACCGATCTTGATAAGAAAGTCGTTATCCAACTCAACGGCACCCGGTGTGCACTGGCAATCCCCGAGCTGATGCGGATGCTTCTGGATATCGAGCAATTGACCTGGGAGAGAGCCTGGTCTATTGTGGAGAATGTCTTTGCCTACACAAGTCACGCTGTGGGAAAGGATGATCTGGAAGCCTGGCCGGTTTACATGATGACGCAGATTTTCCCTCGCCATATGGAAATTATCAACGAAATCAACGCCCGTCACCTCGAGCGGATCTCAAAAACCGATAAAGGCAAGAGTGTGATTTCCGACCTTTCACTCATCGAAGAAGGTGAAGTGAAGCGCATTCGTATGTCCCATCTTGCAGTCATCGGTTCTTTTGCGGTCAATGGCGTTTCAAAAATTCAGACTGATATGCTCAAGTCGGATATTTATCCCAAGTTTTTCAACTCGACTCCAAACAAATTTGTTTCAATAACTAATGGAGTAGCGCACCGGCGGTGGCTGTTGAGTGCAAACCGGCCCCTTGCCGGTCTGATTACCGAAACCATCGGCGACGGGTGGATTACCGATTCTTCCCAGCTTAGAAAACTGGAATTGTATAAAAACAAAAATGATTTTCTTTTCATGCTCGACGATATCAAGCATTCGGCAAAAAAGAATCTGGCATCTGTTGTAAAGCAGACCCTCGACATTACGATAAATCCAAATGCGCTCTTTGATGTGCAGTGCACCCGCATCCATTTGCCCAAAAGGCAGTTGCTCCATTTTCTCAATGTTGTCTCGCGTTATCTTCGTATAAAAAACGGTGAAGAGAGCGTTCAGAACAGGGTCCACATTTTTGCAGGAAAGGCGGCACCCTCCGATCACCTTGCCAAACAGATGGTCCACCTTATCAATATCTTTGCAGATATCATCAATAATGATCCTCAAATGGAGAACAACCTCCGGGTGGTGTTTATTCCCGATTATGGTATTACCTGGGCCGAACATATGATACCTGCAGCGGATATCGCCGAACAGCTTTCTATTCCCCTTATCGAAGCATCCGGAACAAGTAATATGAAGTTCGCTTTGAACGGGGCGGTCATTCTTGCAAGCTGGAGCGGCGCCAATATTGAACTTTCAGAACGACTGGGAAATGAGAGTATCCTTACTTTCGGAAAAAAGAAAAGCGAATATCCTCAAAAAGAAAATTATTATCCTTCCGAAATTCTCGAGCATAATGCCGAACTCAAGGAAATTATTAACTTTATTGAAAGCACGCTGTCCGCTATTCCCGACGGACCGTCGATTTATCCCCTCTTGTCATCATTGCGGGATATTGATGATCAGTATATACTCTATGATTACGATGATTATACCGAAAAACAGCACAAAATCGATCTTCTCTATAAAAAACGATTGGATTGGCTGCAGAAATGTCTTCTCAACATAGCACGATCCGGATGGTTTTCTTCAGACCGTACAATCAGCGAATACGAGAATAATATCTGGAAAGTAGCTCTCCCATGA
- a CDS encoding esterase family protein — translation MRSPSVITCILFSALLCICKASEQIVTIPSKLMSRKFKASVVVPDSYDSSLKSYSVIYLLHGYGRDHKSWGTLVPLDKLSNKYQVIFVCPSGNRNSWYVDSPVKKNFLFATYITREVVHFIDSTWRTHATDKGRAVIGSSMGGHGALTITAQNPDLFIGAGSISGIVDLNDFPNEWEIDRVLGPWQTSKENWDSFSFIGMIDSLVKKERALVIECGTDDPVLAGNRKAHEKMLSLEIEHDYYERPGNHTQKYVKKVFEYHLLYFSRRLLEPR, via the coding sequence ATGCGCTCCCCTTCGGTGATTACATGCATTCTGTTTTCGGCATTGCTCTGTATTTGCAAGGCATCGGAACAGATCGTTACGATTCCGAGTAAATTGATGAGCCGAAAATTCAAGGCCAGTGTTGTTGTACCCGATTCCTACGATTCTTCCCTGAAATCATACTCCGTTATCTATCTTCTGCATGGCTACGGCCGTGATCACAAAAGCTGGGGTACACTCGTTCCGCTCGATAAACTTTCGAATAAATACCAGGTGATCTTTGTTTGCCCAAGCGGCAATCGCAATTCATGGTATGTCGACAGCCCGGTGAAAAAGAACTTCCTTTTTGCCACATACATCACCCGGGAAGTAGTACACTTTATCGACAGTACCTGGCGAACCCATGCCACCGACAAAGGACGGGCAGTTATCGGATCGAGCATGGGAGGGCATGGGGCACTCACCATAACCGCACAAAATCCCGATCTTTTTATCGGCGCGGGAAGCATTAGTGGTATAGTAGATCTGAACGATTTTCCGAATGAATGGGAGATCGACCGCGTTCTTGGCCCCTGGCAGACCAGCAAAGAAAACTGGGATTCCTTCAGTTTTATCGGAATGATCGATTCGTTGGTAAAAAAAGAGCGTGCCCTTGTTATCGAATGCGGCACCGATGATCCCGTGCTGGCCGGCAACCGCAAGGCTCATGAAAAAATGCTTTCGCTCGAAATCGAGCATGATTATTATGAACGGCCGGGTAACCACACACAGAAGTATGTAAAAAAAGTCTTTGAGTACCATCTGTTATATTTCAGCAGAAGGCTTCTGGAGCCGAGGTAG